One segment of Mycolicibacterium sp. YH-1 DNA contains the following:
- a CDS encoding GNAT family N-acetyltransferase, which produces MNDAPLFCGTALARRIESAEAQLIVAATEGVRSRGAAGLVMPVAGGFACFADNGSPMNKVVGLGFDGVPAGAAMDEVERTLFGHGVSVQVELSSLADPSVAALLSGRGYQLAGFKNVLGRSLQPGLEPAASSAIEARMSTDDELDAWVEVVVEGFAHPDGAGVPSHEDFPRDIVARVERDLEAAGLTAYVAFCDGVIAGGGGLCVTNGVAQLAATATAPAFRRRGVQSALMTVRLRDAAKAGCDIAVVTTDPGSTSQKNVQSKGFHLLYTRAVLAKAKD; this is translated from the coding sequence GTGAATGACGCGCCCCTGTTCTGCGGTACGGCCCTGGCTCGGCGCATCGAATCCGCTGAGGCCCAGCTCATCGTGGCGGCGACCGAGGGTGTACGCAGCAGAGGTGCCGCCGGGCTGGTGATGCCCGTGGCCGGTGGCTTCGCGTGTTTCGCCGACAATGGCTCGCCCATGAACAAGGTGGTGGGGCTCGGATTCGACGGGGTTCCCGCCGGCGCCGCGATGGACGAGGTCGAACGCACGCTGTTCGGCCACGGGGTCTCCGTCCAGGTGGAGCTGTCCAGCCTCGCCGATCCGAGTGTGGCCGCACTGCTCTCCGGTCGCGGCTACCAGCTGGCGGGCTTCAAGAACGTGCTGGGCCGCAGCCTGCAGCCAGGGCTGGAGCCTGCTGCGTCGAGCGCGATCGAAGCGCGCATGAGCACCGACGACGAACTCGACGCATGGGTCGAGGTGGTGGTGGAGGGATTCGCCCATCCCGACGGCGCAGGGGTGCCCAGCCATGAGGACTTTCCGCGGGACATCGTCGCCCGCGTCGAACGGGATTTGGAGGCGGCGGGCCTCACCGCATACGTGGCGTTTTGTGACGGCGTCATCGCGGGCGGCGGTGGTCTATGCGTGACCAACGGCGTCGCTCAGCTCGCCGCCACGGCCACGGCCCCGGCGTTTCGGCGCCGTGGTGTGCAGTCCGCCCTGATGACGGTCCGGCTGCGCGACGCCGCGAAGGCGGGATGCGATATCGCGGTCGTGACGACCGATCCCGGCTCGACGTCGCAGAAGAACGTGCAGAGCAAGGGCTTTCACCTGCTCTA
- a CDS encoding TIGR03564 family F420-dependent LLM class oxidoreductase, with the protein MQFSMFGQLSGAGIGSPIDSTIANLTLYRDEGFKRVWMSQMPYEPDLLTVLAVALREVDTIEVASGVVPIQNQHPMQMAQRALTVSLVSSGRFVLGLGMTHQAVTEGMWGIPWDKPVRRLNEYLDGLLPLLAGQPAEARGETVTTCGALMIDAPPVDVYIAALGPQLLKIAGRRTSGTCTWMTGPKTLSGHVSPALRQAAADAGRPEDSVRVVAALPISVTDDVDGVRKQAAEQFSMYGYLPSYRAMLDREGYAGPEDAAIIGDEAEVTGRLNELREAGVDEYVGATFDASPEGRARTRALLRQLDS; encoded by the coding sequence ATGCAGTTCAGTATGTTCGGGCAACTCAGCGGCGCGGGAATCGGATCGCCGATCGACTCAACTATTGCCAATCTCACGCTGTATCGGGACGAGGGCTTCAAACGGGTGTGGATGAGCCAAATGCCCTACGAGCCAGACCTTCTCACGGTCCTGGCGGTGGCATTGCGCGAGGTTGACACCATCGAGGTCGCCAGCGGTGTGGTGCCGATCCAGAACCAGCATCCGATGCAGATGGCGCAGCGCGCGCTCACCGTCAGCCTGGTGTCCTCGGGCAGGTTCGTGCTCGGCCTCGGGATGACGCACCAGGCCGTCACCGAGGGGATGTGGGGTATCCCGTGGGACAAGCCGGTGCGCAGGCTCAATGAATACCTCGACGGGCTGCTGCCCCTGCTGGCCGGTCAGCCCGCCGAGGCGAGGGGCGAGACGGTCACCACGTGCGGTGCGCTGATGATCGACGCGCCCCCGGTCGACGTCTACATCGCGGCGCTCGGTCCCCAACTGCTCAAGATCGCGGGCAGGCGCACCTCGGGCACGTGTACCTGGATGACCGGGCCGAAGACGTTGTCGGGGCACGTCTCTCCGGCGCTGCGTCAGGCGGCGGCCGACGCGGGTCGCCCCGAGGACTCCGTCCGGGTCGTCGCCGCTCTGCCGATCAGCGTCACCGACGATGTGGACGGCGTTCGCAAGCAGGCCGCCGAGCAGTTCTCGATGTACGGGTACCTGCCGTCGTACCGCGCGATGCTCGACCGCGAGGGTTACGCAGGTCCGGAGGACGCCGCCATCATCGGCGATGAGGCAGAGGTGACGGGGCGGCTCAACGAGCTTCGCGAGGCCGGCGTGGACGAGTACGTCGGCGCGACGTTCGACGCATCGCCCGAGGGCCGCGCCCGCACCCGTGCGCTGCTGCGCCAGCTGGACTCCTAG